From a single Bacillus pumilus genomic region:
- a CDS encoding Ger(x)C family spore germination protein, translated as MRHKYILTLLMCISLIFMPGCWDQNLLKNISLVLTSAVDQGEEDNAKFSITYRKVQQSQSMEQGNTGSYSTTVLTTEAPTLRKARTNFSRIVDQKIDISKMRVMLIGDEFAQNRLLPYLDMFYRDPKSPLLANLAVVQGGSCVELINQLLKEKLIVSDYLNNLITTASQSSLVAPKNIQNVRSKMLQTGEDFTLPLLHFDQSKQLISVKGVALFDNEKKKGELYGQDAILLTVMDGKMGSYATFTKKVRSDMKSKESNYITIQVTDAKRDIKIVNPDHRDLTFSLNYEFTTSVLEYPKDNLDTDKTIEILNKRLSAILTKEAEKVVASLQEANSDVLSLGRKYRVRHYDEYMKMNWVTDYPKVKIIPKIKVNITQTGITS; from the coding sequence ATGCGTCATAAGTACATACTGACGCTGCTTATGTGTATTTCTCTTATATTCATGCCTGGCTGCTGGGATCAGAATTTGTTAAAAAACATCTCTCTTGTCTTAACTTCAGCTGTCGATCAAGGAGAAGAAGACAATGCGAAATTCTCAATTACCTATAGAAAGGTGCAGCAGTCTCAAAGTATGGAGCAAGGAAATACAGGCAGCTATTCAACCACTGTTCTTACAACTGAAGCACCGACTTTAAGAAAAGCAAGGACCAACTTTAGCCGGATTGTCGACCAAAAAATTGATATATCGAAAATGCGGGTCATGCTGATCGGCGATGAATTTGCTCAAAATCGCCTTCTTCCCTATTTAGATATGTTTTATCGAGATCCCAAAAGTCCTTTACTCGCAAACCTTGCTGTGGTTCAAGGGGGAAGCTGTGTGGAATTGATCAACCAGCTGCTCAAGGAAAAACTTATTGTGAGCGACTATTTAAACAACTTAATCACTACCGCATCACAGTCCTCCCTAGTAGCACCTAAAAACATTCAAAATGTCCGGTCCAAAATGCTGCAAACGGGAGAGGATTTCACACTGCCGTTACTTCACTTCGATCAATCAAAGCAGTTAATTAGTGTAAAAGGTGTAGCCCTATTTGATAATGAAAAAAAGAAAGGCGAACTGTACGGTCAAGATGCGATTCTGCTCACCGTGATGGACGGGAAAATGGGGAGCTATGCAACCTTCACAAAAAAAGTTAGAAGTGACATGAAATCAAAAGAGAGCAATTACATCACCATTCAAGTAACAGACGCAAAGAGAGACATTAAGATTGTCAATCCTGATCACCGAGACTTAACATTCTCTCTCAATTATGAATTCACGACATCTGTGCTCGAGTACCCGAAAGATAACCTAGATACAGATAAGACCATTGAAATCCTCAACAAAAGGCTTTCAGCCATTTTGACAAAAGAAGCCGAAAAAGTCGTTGCCTCGCTGCAAGAAGCAAATTCTGATGTTCTAAGTCTTGGGAGAAAATATCGAGTAAGACATTATGATGAGTATATGAAAATGAACTGGGTAACCGATTATCCAAAGGTGAAAATTATTCCAAAAATCAAAGTGAATATTACACAAACAGGTATTACTAGCTAA
- a CDS encoding LacI family DNA-binding transcriptional regulator, protein MATIKDVAKAAQVSVATVSRVLNDTGYVHADTKTRVTQAMQELNYFPNEVARSLFKRESRLIGLILPDITNPFFPQLARGVEDEIHAHGFRLLFGNSDEDREKEMAYLQTFKQNQVVGVIAVTNEPESDLYHTDDLPVVFLDRSVPHAPSVFADAAAGGKMAAMELIRRGSRQITLLKGPAHLQTARQRFKGALDVLTEKGVDFHVMSNASFSFQEARKSAKALFQLYPETDGIIASNDIVATAVIHEALRFGKAIPEDVQIIGFDDIPQSELLFPSLSTIRQPAYEMGKEAAQLLMKAIQKQPIDQPVIQMPVSFIERETTRKVDSQ, encoded by the coding sequence TTGGCTACAATTAAAGATGTTGCAAAAGCTGCACAAGTGTCTGTTGCCACTGTGTCTCGCGTTCTTAACGATACTGGATATGTCCATGCAGATACGAAAACCCGCGTAACACAAGCGATGCAGGAGCTGAATTACTTTCCCAATGAAGTGGCTAGGTCCCTATTCAAAAGAGAGTCCCGGTTAATCGGTTTGATTTTGCCTGATATCACAAATCCCTTCTTCCCTCAGCTTGCTAGAGGCGTCGAGGATGAAATTCACGCGCATGGTTTTCGTTTATTATTCGGAAACAGTGATGAAGACCGTGAAAAGGAAATGGCATACTTACAAACCTTTAAACAAAATCAAGTGGTCGGTGTCATCGCTGTCACAAACGAACCTGAATCAGATCTATACCATACTGATGATTTACCTGTTGTGTTCTTAGACCGTAGCGTTCCACATGCACCTTCTGTGTTTGCAGATGCTGCTGCTGGCGGAAAAATGGCGGCAATGGAATTAATCAGGCGCGGCAGCCGGCAGATCACACTGCTGAAAGGACCTGCACATCTTCAAACAGCAAGGCAGCGATTCAAGGGTGCTCTTGATGTACTGACCGAAAAAGGTGTCGACTTTCATGTGATGTCTAATGCTTCGTTTTCTTTTCAAGAAGCCCGTAAAAGCGCCAAGGCTCTGTTTCAGCTGTACCCTGAAACAGATGGCATCATTGCCAGCAATGACATCGTTGCAACAGCCGTCATACACGAGGCACTTCGATTCGGAAAAGCGATTCCTGAAGATGTTCAAATTATTGGATTTGATGATATCCCGCAAAGTGAGCTGCTCTTCCCTTCCTTATCTACCATTCGGCAGCCAGCCTATGAGATGGGAAAAGAAGCGGCACAGCTTTTAATGAAAGCGATTCAGAAACAACCTATAGATCAACCAGTTATTCAAATGCCCGTCTCTTTTATTGAACGAGAGACCACAAGAAAGGTGGATTCACAATGA
- the rbsK gene encoding ribokinase: MSHIVVVGSCSMDLVVTSDKRPNAGETVLGESFKTVPGGKGANQAVASARLGADVYMVGRVGDDAYGQDIVSNLQEQGVRTSYMKPVTEMESGTAHIILAEGDNSIVVVKGANNEVTPDYVKDALSTIEDIGMVLIQQEIPEETVEAVCALCSEKEIPLILNPAPARKVPQQVLEQAAYITPNEHEAVLMFDGRPIEDALRQYPNKLLITEGKSGVRFFDGLKEVLVPGFPVEAVDTTGAGDTFNGALAVALTEGKSLYEALAFANLAASMSVTKFGAQGGMPTREELEKKK; encoded by the coding sequence ATGAGTCATATTGTCGTAGTAGGAAGCTGTTCAATGGATTTAGTCGTCACATCGGATAAACGGCCAAATGCCGGTGAAACAGTGTTAGGCGAATCATTTAAAACTGTCCCAGGTGGAAAAGGAGCCAATCAAGCAGTCGCAAGTGCCAGACTCGGTGCAGATGTATACATGGTCGGCCGAGTTGGTGATGACGCTTATGGTCAAGATATTGTCAGCAATCTACAAGAGCAAGGGGTTCGCACCTCATATATGAAACCGGTTACCGAAATGGAAAGCGGCACCGCTCATATCATTTTAGCAGAAGGTGATAACAGCATTGTCGTGGTCAAAGGGGCAAATAACGAGGTCACTCCTGACTATGTAAAAGACGCCCTTTCTACAATTGAGGATATTGGGATGGTACTCATTCAGCAGGAAATACCTGAAGAAACGGTCGAAGCGGTCTGCGCCCTTTGCAGCGAAAAAGAAATTCCTTTGATTTTAAATCCTGCGCCTGCCCGCAAAGTACCGCAGCAGGTGTTAGAACAGGCCGCCTACATTACACCAAATGAGCACGAGGCTGTTCTCATGTTTGATGGACGCCCCATTGAAGATGCCTTGCGTCAATACCCTAATAAATTACTCATCACAGAAGGAAAAAGTGGCGTCCGATTTTTTGATGGATTAAAAGAAGTGTTAGTTCCAGGCTTTCCTGTGGAAGCAGTTGATACAACGGGAGCAGGCGATACCTTTAACGGAGCATTGGCTGTTGCCTTAACAGAGGGTAAATCTCTCTATGAAGCGCTTGCCTTTGCCAACCTTGCAGCATCCATGTCTGTCACAAAGTTCGGCGCACAAGGCGGCATGCCAACAAGAGAAGAATTGGAGAAAAAGAAATGA
- the rbsD gene encoding D-ribose pyranase, translated as MKKNGILNSHIAKVLADLGHTDTIVIADCGLPIPDGPIKIDLALSIGTPSFQEVTSLLLQEMAVEHMTVASEIKEANERDYLFLKKAFSQSIHDVDHETFKDMTKQAKAVIRTGEATPYANCILHAGVIF; from the coding sequence ATGAAAAAAAACGGTATCTTAAACAGTCATATCGCCAAGGTACTCGCTGACCTTGGTCATACAGATACAATCGTCATTGCAGACTGCGGTCTCCCTATTCCCGATGGTCCAATTAAAATCGACTTGGCGTTATCAATCGGCACACCATCCTTTCAGGAGGTTACCTCCCTCCTTCTTCAGGAAATGGCAGTTGAACACATGACCGTGGCTAGTGAAATCAAAGAAGCCAATGAACGAGATTATCTATTTCTAAAGAAAGCGTTCTCACAATCAATACATGATGTAGACCATGAGACTTTCAAGGACATGACCAAACAGGCAAAAGCAGTCATTCGAACGGGTGAAGCCACCCCATATGCAAACTGTATTCTGCACGCCGGTGTCATCTTTTAA
- a CDS encoding sugar ABC transporter ATP-binding protein, giving the protein MNIEMHNIHKAFGKNTVLSGVSFDLATGEVHALMGENGAGKSTLMNLLTGLYSLDQGTIQIDGKETAFKNPKEAEQNGIAFIHQELNIWPDMTVLENLFIGKEIYTKLGLLDTKKMKKLAQTQLDRLSVNLSLDQEAGSCSVGQKQMIEIAKALMTDAKVIIMDEPTAALTDREIEKLFQVIESLKKEDVSIVYISHRMEEIFAICDRITIMRDGKTVDTKAIPETNFHEVVKKMVGRELTDRYPERTPSPGDIVLEVKQAARKGQFQDVSFSVKAGEIVGVAGLMGAGRTEMMRALFGLDPLDQGEIWVHGKKAVIKKPSDAVKLGIGFITEDRKDEGLMLDASIRENIGLPNLDSFSPKGLIDKKNEQDFVDLLIKRLTIKTASSETSARSLSGGNQQKVVIAKWIGIQPKVLILDEPTRGVDVGAKREIYQLMNELTDRGVAILMVSSELPEVLGMSDRVLVIHEGTISGELNKAEATQERIMTLATGGK; this is encoded by the coding sequence ATGAACATTGAGATGCATAATATCCATAAGGCCTTTGGAAAAAACACCGTTCTTTCCGGTGTTTCCTTTGATCTCGCCACTGGCGAGGTCCACGCGCTCATGGGTGAAAATGGAGCGGGAAAATCGACTTTAATGAACCTGCTCACAGGCCTTTATTCATTAGATCAAGGAACGATTCAAATCGACGGAAAAGAAACCGCTTTCAAAAATCCAAAGGAAGCGGAACAAAACGGCATCGCCTTCATTCATCAAGAGCTCAACATATGGCCGGATATGACCGTCTTAGAGAACCTATTCATCGGGAAAGAAATCTACACAAAACTTGGCCTGCTAGACACAAAGAAAATGAAGAAACTCGCTCAAACGCAGCTGGACCGATTATCTGTGAACCTCTCGCTCGATCAAGAGGCAGGAAGCTGCTCTGTTGGACAAAAACAGATGATTGAGATTGCAAAGGCCTTAATGACCGATGCGAAGGTCATCATCATGGATGAACCAACAGCCGCTCTCACCGACCGTGAGATTGAAAAGCTCTTTCAGGTCATTGAATCTCTCAAAAAAGAAGACGTGTCCATCGTCTATATTTCTCACCGGATGGAAGAAATCTTTGCAATCTGCGACCGGATTACGATCATGCGTGATGGGAAAACGGTCGATACGAAAGCCATCCCTGAAACGAATTTCCATGAAGTCGTCAAGAAAATGGTCGGTCGTGAATTAACAGATCGATATCCTGAAAGAACGCCTTCTCCAGGAGATATTGTCCTTGAGGTCAAGCAAGCGGCAAGAAAAGGACAATTTCAAGATGTCAGTTTCTCCGTTAAAGCTGGAGAGATTGTCGGTGTTGCAGGCTTAATGGGCGCTGGCAGAACCGAAATGATGCGGGCGCTGTTTGGTCTTGACCCTCTTGATCAAGGTGAAATCTGGGTCCATGGGAAAAAGGCTGTCATTAAAAAACCAAGTGATGCCGTGAAGCTCGGTATCGGCTTTATTACAGAGGATCGCAAGGATGAAGGACTCATGCTGGATGCATCCATCCGGGAAAACATTGGTCTGCCAAACTTGGACAGCTTCTCTCCAAAGGGACTGATTGATAAGAAAAACGAACAGGATTTTGTTGACCTGCTCATTAAAAGACTGACGATTAAAACGGCTTCCTCTGAAACCTCTGCCCGAAGTCTCTCTGGTGGAAATCAGCAAAAAGTCGTCATTGCCAAGTGGATCGGCATCCAGCCAAAGGTCTTGATTTTAGATGAACCGACAAGAGGTGTCGATGTTGGAGCAAAACGAGAAATCTACCAGTTAATGAATGAACTGACCGATCGAGGTGTTGCCATTCTAATGGTCTCCTCTGAGCTCCCAGAAGTTCTAGGGATGAGCGATCGAGTGCTCGTCATTCATGAAGGAACCATCAGCGGAGAATTAAATAAAGCAGAAGCGACACAAGAACGAATTATGACACTAGCTACAGGAGGGAAGTAA